The following proteins are co-located in the uncultured Draconibacterium sp. genome:
- a CDS encoding thiamine pyrophosphate-dependent enzyme, with the protein MILEKTELATNKQISTKEALEDYYIAYLSRQLSVLGRREVHNGRAHFGIFGDGKEVAQIAYAKTFKKGDWRSGYYRDQTFMLALDLLQPEEFFAMIYGDTDTEINPSTAGRNFNNHFSTPNINEKGEIKNLTEQYNSASDISSTGGQMPRLLGMAQASKIARQRPDLIQSLNNNVTGNEVAFGSIGDASTSEGIFFETINAAGVMQVPLAVAIYDDGFGISVPIELQTTKSSISEALKGFEKEKGTNGIKILKCKGWDYPGLIKTFKEGIDFCRKTHTPVVFHIYEVTQPQGHSTSGSHERYKTKERLAWENEYDSVNQMRKWLLDSGIADADMLEELEKSAKKRAKDAKNKAWKNYTDGYLKERSELKEILHRIDSITSLQNMRRFEKVTKKIFPTRRSHISFAKRLNLEIHLNPDLQVERKELKAWIKRFEERTAEFYSSSLYRIGNDSALAIGSTPAEYKDDSPDVNGSEIVNKNFDVLFEKYPNLVTFGEDTGKLGGVNQGMKGMQAKYGIDRVSDTGIREATIIGQGIGLALRGFRPIAEIQYLDYLIYAQSQLSDDLATLQYRTKGKQAAPLIVRTRGHQLQGIWHAGSPMQMLLGSLRGMYLCVPRNLTQAAGFYNTLLEANDPALVIEPLKGYNVKEKLPANPGEYKVPLGVPEIMIEGTDVTVVTYAWNVHHAVKAAKLLQDFKGISIEVIDVQTLMPFDVNHSILKSIKKTNKVIFMDEDVPGGASAYMMQKVLEEQKAFDYLDTAPRTLPAREHRPAYGIDGEYFSKPNVERLFRNVYEMMREVEPKRFPEL; encoded by the coding sequence ATGATTTTAGAAAAGACTGAATTGGCCACCAACAAACAAATATCTACAAAAGAAGCACTTGAGGATTATTACATCGCTTATTTGAGCCGGCAACTAAGTGTGCTTGGCCGACGTGAGGTTCACAACGGGCGAGCGCATTTTGGAATTTTTGGCGATGGAAAAGAAGTTGCCCAGATTGCGTATGCCAAAACGTTTAAAAAAGGCGACTGGCGCTCGGGATATTACCGCGATCAGACTTTTATGCTTGCCCTGGATTTGTTGCAGCCGGAAGAATTTTTTGCCATGATTTATGGCGATACCGATACCGAAATAAATCCATCAACAGCAGGTCGTAATTTCAACAACCATTTCAGTACGCCAAATATTAACGAAAAAGGTGAGATCAAAAACCTGACTGAACAATACAATTCTGCTTCTGATATTTCGTCAACAGGCGGACAAATGCCGCGTTTACTGGGAATGGCGCAGGCCTCAAAAATTGCACGCCAGCGGCCCGATCTGATACAGAGTTTAAATAACAATGTTACAGGTAACGAAGTAGCTTTTGGGAGCATTGGCGATGCCAGTACATCGGAAGGCATATTTTTTGAAACAATAAATGCCGCCGGAGTAATGCAGGTTCCGCTGGCTGTTGCCATTTACGACGATGGTTTTGGAATTAGCGTACCCATTGAACTGCAGACCACAAAATCGAGTATTTCGGAAGCATTAAAAGGTTTTGAAAAAGAGAAAGGCACAAATGGAATTAAAATATTAAAATGCAAAGGCTGGGATTACCCGGGATTAATTAAGACTTTTAAAGAAGGCATTGATTTTTGCAGAAAAACACATACACCGGTTGTATTTCATATTTACGAAGTTACACAACCACAGGGACACTCAACTTCCGGATCGCACGAACGTTATAAAACAAAAGAACGGCTTGCCTGGGAAAACGAATACGACAGTGTAAACCAGATGCGCAAATGGCTTTTGGATTCCGGAATTGCTGACGCAGACATGTTGGAAGAACTGGAGAAATCGGCTAAGAAACGAGCGAAAGATGCAAAAAACAAAGCCTGGAAAAACTATACCGATGGTTATTTGAAAGAACGCTCAGAGTTAAAGGAAATCCTTCACCGCATCGACAGCATAACCAGTTTGCAAAATATGCGTCGCTTCGAAAAAGTGACTAAAAAGATATTCCCTACCCGACGTTCGCACATAAGTTTTGCTAAACGATTGAATCTTGAGATTCATTTGAATCCGGATTTACAGGTTGAGCGTAAAGAATTAAAAGCGTGGATCAAAAGGTTTGAAGAACGAACTGCAGAATTTTACAGCAGTAGTTTATACCGCATCGGAAACGATTCGGCTCTGGCGATTGGAAGTACTCCCGCAGAATACAAGGACGATTCGCCCGACGTAAATGGATCGGAAATAGTCAATAAAAATTTTGACGTTTTATTTGAGAAATATCCAAACCTGGTAACTTTTGGTGAGGACACCGGGAAACTAGGTGGTGTAAACCAGGGGATGAAAGGTATGCAGGCAAAATATGGTATTGATCGGGTTTCGGATACCGGAATTCGTGAGGCGACCATTATTGGACAGGGAATTGGGCTGGCGCTGCGTGGTTTCCGCCCCATTGCCGAAATACAGTACTTAGATTACCTGATTTATGCCCAGTCGCAATTAAGCGACGATTTAGCAACCTTGCAGTACCGCACAAAAGGGAAACAGGCTGCACCTCTGATTGTACGCACACGTGGCCATCAACTACAAGGAATCTGGCATGCAGGATCGCCAATGCAGATGTTGCTGGGTTCGTTACGCGGAATGTATTTATGCGTTCCACGAAACCTGACACAAGCGGCGGGTTTTTACAATACCTTACTGGAGGCAAACGATCCGGCTTTGGTAATTGAACCCTTAAAAGGCTACAATGTTAAAGAGAAATTGCCGGCTAATCCGGGCGAATACAAAGTTCCGCTGGGCGTACCAGAAATCATGATTGAAGGAACGGATGTTACCGTTGTTACTTATGCATGGAATGTACATCATGCGGTAAAAGCAGCAAAACTACTCCAGGATTTCAAAGGGATTTCAATTGAAGTAATTGATGTACAAACTTTGATGCCTTTTGATGTAAATCATAGTATTCTGAAATCGATAAAAAAGACGAATAAAGTGATCTTTATGGACGAAGATGTTCCTGGAGGAGCAAGTGCATATATGATGCAAAAGGTATTGGAAGAGCAAAAAGCTTTTGATTACCTCGATACGGCACCACGAACGCTGCCTGCACGGGAACACCGCCCTGCTTATGGAATTGATGGAGAATACTTTTCGAAACCAAATGTGGAGCGCTTGTTCAGAAATGTGTACGAAATGATGCGGGAAGTGGAACCGAAAAGGTTTCCGGAGCTCTAA
- a CDS encoding FtsX-like permease family protein codes for MIKNLLKTSLRSLKKQKGYTSINILGLAIGIACSLIIALFILHQLSYDQYHTKKDRIYRLILDGKIGEQEVLVSSTAAVIGPTIVTDFPEVESCMRLNTFGETIVKKEDKTFTIRDFAEADSTFFSFFSIPLLKGECKNVLNEPYTMVLSESTAKKIFGNENPINKTLKINTRNEPYRITGVMADFPENTHFKVDILTSYMTNPRSRDPEWLNNSFETYLMLYENTNPEQVNARFSGMIKKYIGPRVQELFGVSLEDFFASGNRYNFHLQPLTKIHLDPTVEHEVKPATDPKYLWIFGSIAILIIVIASINFMNLSTAQASKRAKEVGIKKATGASRASLVTQFLSDSVLISFIALIVAIVIVLFALPSFNRLLGAEVELSLFSNWYTIPLLLVFSVSVGLLAGIYPAFYLSSFVPVKVLRGKVRDAMKNGKLRSVLVSFQFLISIVLIIGTMIMYRQLQYMLNKDVGFNKEKVLVIQQAGSIGDKVKTFKQEVLKIPEISSVSASTAIPGHNNNNNGYMLEGNSDQTFLLQSNWVDYDFFKTYQIKLQDGRLFDRSFTSDEQACIVNAQTIKEYNLTDFSASRFIVIGDNNENIYLPIIGVTNDFHFRSLHNRITPYIIRFKDENQNYGYISIRFNNQSTMQTINEIETIWKKFASNNPMQYFFMDKDFNQMYRAERQNAQLSVLFAILGIFIAALGLFGLTSFTIEQRTKEVGVRKSLGASDSSIFYLISKEIIILVSIATLIAWPLVFFGANSWLQNYYYRVNLSVYEFVLGFVIAISIALLTISYRTIQSVRTNPALTLRYE; via the coding sequence ATGATCAAGAACTTGCTAAAAACCAGTCTCCGCTCACTGAAAAAACAAAAAGGTTATACCTCCATCAATATTCTTGGTTTAGCCATCGGAATTGCCTGCAGTTTAATCATTGCGTTGTTTATTCTACATCAGCTAAGCTACGATCAGTACCACACCAAAAAAGACCGCATTTACAGATTGATACTTGACGGAAAGATTGGAGAACAGGAAGTTCTGGTGTCATCAACGGCTGCTGTAATTGGCCCCACAATTGTAACTGATTTTCCGGAAGTAGAAAGTTGTATGCGACTAAATACTTTTGGCGAAACCATTGTAAAAAAGGAAGACAAAACCTTCACTATCCGGGATTTTGCAGAAGCAGACTCCACTTTTTTCAGTTTCTTTTCGATCCCCTTATTAAAAGGTGAATGCAAAAATGTACTCAACGAACCATACACAATGGTTTTATCGGAATCAACTGCCAAAAAGATTTTTGGTAATGAAAATCCAATAAACAAAACCTTAAAAATTAATACCCGGAATGAACCATACCGCATAACCGGTGTAATGGCAGACTTCCCTGAAAATACACATTTTAAAGTCGACATTTTAACTTCTTATATGACGAACCCACGATCAAGAGATCCGGAATGGTTGAACAATAGTTTTGAAACCTATTTAATGTTGTATGAAAATACAAATCCGGAACAAGTGAATGCAAGGTTTTCCGGTATGATTAAAAAATACATTGGTCCACGTGTTCAGGAATTGTTTGGAGTTTCGCTGGAAGATTTTTTCGCATCGGGCAACCGTTATAATTTTCATTTGCAGCCACTAACCAAAATCCATCTTGACCCAACTGTGGAGCACGAAGTTAAACCGGCAACCGATCCTAAATATTTATGGATCTTTGGTAGCATTGCAATCCTCATTATCGTTATTGCCTCCATTAATTTCATGAATCTGTCTACCGCACAAGCCAGCAAACGAGCCAAAGAAGTTGGAATAAAAAAAGCCACCGGGGCATCGCGTGCTAGTTTGGTTACGCAGTTTTTAAGCGATTCTGTTCTTATCTCTTTTATAGCTCTAATCGTTGCCATTGTAATTGTGCTTTTTGCACTTCCTTCGTTTAATCGTTTATTGGGAGCAGAAGTAGAACTGAGTCTTTTTAGCAATTGGTACACCATTCCACTGTTGCTTGTATTTTCAGTTTCCGTTGGTTTGTTAGCTGGAATATATCCGGCATTTTACCTTTCGTCGTTTGTACCGGTAAAAGTGTTGCGAGGCAAAGTACGCGATGCCATGAAAAACGGAAAATTAAGAAGCGTTCTGGTCTCATTTCAATTTTTAATTTCGATTGTTTTGATTATTGGCACCATGATCATGTATCGCCAACTGCAGTACATGTTAAACAAAGATGTGGGATTTAACAAGGAAAAGGTGCTTGTGATTCAGCAGGCCGGTTCCATTGGTGATAAAGTAAAAACATTTAAACAGGAGGTGCTTAAAATACCTGAAATATCGTCAGTATCTGCATCAACAGCTATTCCGGGGCACAACAATAACAACAACGGATACATGCTCGAAGGAAATTCGGATCAAACCTTTTTATTACAATCAAATTGGGTTGACTATGACTTTTTTAAAACGTACCAGATAAAACTTCAGGACGGTCGGCTATTCGACCGATCATTTACTTCTGATGAGCAAGCTTGTATTGTAAATGCACAAACAATAAAAGAATATAATCTGACAGATTTTTCGGCGTCTCGTTTTATTGTTATAGGCGATAACAACGAAAACATTTACCTGCCCATTATCGGCGTAACCAACGATTTTCATTTTCGATCGCTGCATAACCGAATAACACCCTACATTATTCGATTTAAAGACGAAAATCAAAACTATGGATACATCAGTATTCGTTTTAACAATCAGTCTACAATGCAAACCATAAATGAAATTGAAACCATCTGGAAAAAGTTTGCATCAAATAATCCCATGCAATACTTTTTTATGGACAAAGATTTTAATCAAATGTATCGTGCCGAACGTCAAAATGCACAGTTGTCGGTATTGTTTGCCATTCTCGGAATATTTATTGCCGCCCTGGGTTTATTTGGCCTAACCTCGTTTACCATCGAACAGCGAACCAAAGAAGTGGGCGTTCGAAAATCGCTGGGAGCTTCCGACAGCAGTATCTTTTATTTGATTTCGAAAGAGATAATTATTTTGGTGTCTATAGCCACTTTAATTGCCTGGCCTTTGGTATTTTTTGGTGCCAACAGTTGGCTGCAGAACTACTACTACCGGGTTAATTTAAGCGTTTACGAATTTGTTTTAGGTTTTGTAATTGCGATTTCCATTGCCTTACTTACCATTAGTTACCGCACCATTCAGTCGGTTCGTACAAATCCGGCGCTAACACTGAGGTATGAGTAA
- a CDS encoding RNase H family protein gives MDKLCVFTDGSVHVQSKIGYGACLFAIESELNIEILKQRVRTKRFENTSSTKLELQTLLWALSEIEKGEYTVLIYTDSQNITQLLDRRYRLEENNFCSKSGKPLKNAELYNQFYTIFDALNCELVKVKGHQPSRYKNEIEQIFSLVDKASRKALRNAIKYEF, from the coding sequence ATGGATAAGTTGTGTGTATTTACCGATGGAAGTGTACATGTTCAATCAAAAATTGGATACGGGGCCTGTCTGTTTGCCATTGAGTCAGAACTTAACATTGAAATTCTGAAGCAACGTGTCCGAACCAAACGTTTCGAAAATACTTCGTCAACCAAACTCGAATTACAAACGTTACTCTGGGCTTTATCTGAAATTGAAAAAGGGGAGTACACAGTTTTAATTTACACCGATTCTCAAAATATTACACAACTATTGGATCGCCGCTATCGATTAGAGGAAAATAATTTTTGTTCGAAAAGTGGCAAACCTCTTAAAAATGCTGAGTTGTACAATCAGTTTTATACAATTTTTGATGCTTTAAATTGCGAGCTTGTAAAAGTAAAAGGGCATCAACCTTCGCGCTATAAAAATGAAATTGAACAGATTTTTTCGTTGGTTGATAAGGCTTCGCGAAAAGCATTGAGGAATGCGATTAAATATGAGTTTTAA
- a CDS encoding glycoside hydrolase family 2 TIM barrel-domain containing protein: protein MIKNFSLLIVLTFVCSSVFSQDVKEWENPAIFNINRTEPHANFFAFENERLAWDNNKDESAYFQSLNGIWKFNIATNPASRPVDFYKNDFDVSNWDNIKVPANWERQGFDTAIYVNTRYPFWMIEGEQPNPPNIPHNYNPVGSYRRSFTIPEDWDGRQISIHFGAVKSAFYIWVNGKKVGYSEGSKTPAEFDLTEFVNTGENTLALEVYRWSTGSYLECQDFWRISGIERDVYLQATPKVHIRDFFVHAGLDENYKNGTFALEVEVQNYTGAVAGDYTIEASVSTLDKNQKIIDLTKTTTVGERSAVYQFSASVDEPKKWSAEQPNLYKLMIVLKDAEGNAVEALSQNIGFRTAEIKNGQFMVNGKAVYVKGVNRHEHDADEGHVVSREMMLKDIQLMKEFNINTVRTCHYPNDPMFYELCDLYGLYVIDEANIESHGMGYGEASLAKHAEWGPMHLDRTRRMVERDKNHACIVTWSLGNEAGDGINFVADYNWIKERDKSRPVQYERAGLEAHTDIFCPMYMSVEGIINYAKGNPDRPLIECEYAHAMGNSCGGLQDYWDAIEMYPALQGGCIWDWVDQGLREVDAKGRMYFTYGGDYGTNKPSDNSFCMNGLVNPDRIPNPQLWETKKVYQNVTITAEDLSAGKFTIKNKYFFTNLNEFSLMWTVKNAEGIVAHGMVPELNVEPLTEKSFSIKLPDLKQAKAGQTYVLKFSIITKNRKGLVKAGHEQAWEEFELPQQSAAYVTVENKGKVSVQQNSEDYVVLGENYQLKIDAESGVISSYIINGKEIMKQGPRLNFFRPPTENDVRDRNGLRVWTKAGLDQLEQLAQKAEIKNQADGSLLLIFPVTLKSTSTEFSAVMQYQIFDNGTFNISSEVNLPASIAAVAKVGLQMKMKRSYNEVSWYGLGGVSTYPDRKSGGKFDFYSTTAEELYDHNIVIPQENCNQSGVRWASVSNMEGNGFFMSGSGDMNFSAYPYDDVEITKARHLNELDEADFVTVNFDALVTGLGTATCGPGILPQYVATSGIYRFDVTYSPVQLQQKAIFEYAAEKYQVAELLLAQAPVLEQNESGVISVSSSENSDLFYSVNDGKYKAYKKPFELKKGGKVAVYAKVKGKMNSNLVISYFEMSKEKWTATADCSHEGNGPEMAIDNNPETIWHSEWDDEKLVHPHFLQVDMGEILELKGFSYLPRQDSWNGRIATYNFEVSVDGKTWQTVVENGRFRYSDDRQEIMFDKTYKVRFIKLTSLREVRRSFYSSVAELGVIL, encoded by the coding sequence ATGATAAAGAATTTTAGTTTACTAATTGTATTAACATTTGTGTGTTCGTCCGTTTTTTCCCAGGACGTAAAAGAATGGGAAAATCCTGCCATTTTTAATATCAATCGTACCGAACCTCATGCCAATTTTTTTGCTTTTGAAAATGAAAGACTGGCGTGGGACAACAATAAAGATGAATCAGCCTATTTTCAATCTTTAAATGGAATCTGGAAATTTAATATTGCCACAAATCCGGCAAGCAGACCTGTTGATTTTTACAAAAACGATTTTGATGTAAGCAACTGGGACAATATAAAAGTTCCGGCAAACTGGGAACGCCAGGGATTTGATACAGCAATTTATGTCAATACAAGGTATCCGTTTTGGATGATTGAAGGAGAGCAGCCAAATCCACCAAATATTCCACACAATTACAATCCGGTTGGAAGTTACCGACGTAGTTTTACAATTCCTGAAGATTGGGACGGTCGGCAGATTTCCATTCATTTTGGAGCTGTAAAGTCGGCATTTTACATTTGGGTAAACGGCAAAAAGGTGGGGTACAGCGAAGGTTCAAAAACTCCTGCTGAATTTGATTTAACTGAATTTGTAAACACGGGCGAAAATACCCTGGCATTGGAAGTATATCGCTGGAGCACCGGAAGTTACCTGGAGTGCCAGGATTTTTGGAGAATTAGCGGAATAGAGCGCGATGTATATTTACAGGCCACACCAAAAGTACATATTCGCGACTTTTTTGTACATGCCGGATTAGATGAGAATTATAAAAACGGAACATTTGCGTTGGAAGTTGAAGTTCAGAATTATACCGGTGCAGTTGCCGGAGATTATACCATTGAAGCAAGTGTTTCAACGCTGGATAAAAATCAAAAAATAATTGATTTAACCAAAACCACAACGGTTGGTGAAAGGAGTGCTGTTTATCAATTCAGTGCAAGTGTTGATGAGCCCAAAAAATGGTCAGCAGAACAACCCAATTTGTACAAATTGATGATTGTACTTAAGGATGCCGAAGGAAATGCTGTTGAAGCACTTTCGCAAAATATTGGTTTCCGCACTGCCGAAATCAAAAACGGCCAGTTTATGGTGAACGGAAAAGCGGTGTACGTAAAGGGTGTTAACCGTCATGAACACGATGCGGATGAAGGACATGTGGTTAGCCGCGAAATGATGTTAAAAGATATTCAGCTTATGAAAGAATTTAACATCAACACTGTTCGCACATGCCATTATCCCAATGATCCGATGTTTTATGAACTTTGCGATTTGTATGGTTTGTATGTAATTGATGAAGCAAACATTGAATCGCATGGAATGGGATACGGAGAAGCCAGTCTGGCAAAACATGCAGAATGGGGACCAATGCATTTGGATCGTACACGCCGCATGGTGGAACGCGATAAAAACCATGCCTGTATAGTTACCTGGTCGCTGGGTAACGAAGCCGGCGATGGAATTAACTTTGTTGCCGACTACAATTGGATTAAAGAACGCGATAAAAGTCGCCCGGTACAGTACGAACGTGCCGGACTGGAAGCACATACCGATATTTTCTGCCCAATGTACATGAGCGTTGAGGGTATTATCAACTATGCAAAAGGAAATCCTGATCGTCCGTTAATAGAGTGCGAATATGCACACGCCATGGGAAATAGCTGCGGTGGTTTGCAGGATTACTGGGATGCCATTGAAATGTACCCGGCTTTGCAGGGCGGTTGCATTTGGGACTGGGTTGACCAGGGATTGCGCGAAGTGGACGCGAAAGGCAGAATGTATTTTACCTACGGCGGCGATTACGGCACCAACAAACCCAGTGACAATAGTTTTTGTATGAACGGACTGGTAAATCCAGATCGTATTCCAAATCCGCAGTTGTGGGAAACAAAGAAAGTATATCAGAATGTTACAATAACAGCTGAAGATTTAAGTGCCGGAAAATTTACCATAAAAAACAAATATTTCTTTACCAACCTTAACGAGTTTAGCTTGATGTGGACAGTGAAAAATGCGGAAGGAATTGTTGCACACGGAATGGTTCCTGAATTGAATGTTGAGCCACTCACCGAAAAATCATTCAGCATTAAACTGCCCGATTTGAAACAAGCCAAAGCCGGACAAACTTATGTTCTGAAATTTTCGATAATTACAAAAAATCGAAAAGGTTTGGTAAAAGCCGGTCACGAACAAGCATGGGAAGAGTTTGAATTGCCACAACAATCGGCTGCTTATGTTACTGTTGAAAATAAAGGTAAAGTTTCTGTTCAGCAAAATAGTGAAGACTATGTTGTTTTGGGCGAAAACTACCAGTTGAAAATTGATGCTGAATCGGGTGTCATTTCGTCGTACATTATCAACGGAAAAGAAATTATGAAACAGGGGCCGCGATTGAACTTTTTCCGACCTCCAACCGAAAACGATGTTCGCGACCGAAACGGACTTCGGGTTTGGACCAAAGCGGGTTTGGATCAGTTGGAGCAATTGGCACAAAAAGCTGAGATTAAAAATCAGGCCGACGGAAGTCTTTTACTGATTTTTCCTGTCACTTTAAAAAGTACTTCTACTGAATTTTCGGCCGTAATGCAATACCAGATTTTCGACAACGGAACATTTAACATTTCAAGCGAAGTAAATTTGCCTGCATCAATTGCTGCGGTTGCAAAAGTTGGCTTGCAAATGAAAATGAAACGTTCGTACAACGAAGTTAGCTGGTATGGTTTGGGTGGCGTTTCTACCTATCCTGACCGTAAAAGCGGAGGTAAATTCGATTTTTATTCAACTACTGCCGAAGAGCTTTATGATCATAATATTGTTATTCCGCAAGAGAATTGCAATCAGTCGGGAGTGCGCTGGGCCTCCGTTTCGAATATGGAAGGAAATGGCTTTTTTATGAGCGGTTCAGGCGATATGAATTTTAGTGCATATCCGTATGACGATGTTGAAATTACAAAAGCACGCCACCTGAATGAGTTGGATGAAGCCGACTTTGTAACTGTAAATTTCGATGCGCTGGTAACCGGGTTGGGAACTGCAACTTGTGGCCCCGGAATTTTACCTCAGTATGTGGCAACTAGTGGTATTTATCGTTTCGACGTTACTTATTCTCCGGTACAGCTTCAGCAAAAAGCCATTTTTGAATATGCAGCAGAAAAATATCAGGTGGCCGAATTATTGCTTGCTCAGGCGCCGGTTTTAGAACAAAATGAAAGTGGAGTAATTTCAGTAAGCAGTTCTGAAAATTCCGATCTTTTTTATTCGGTAAACGATGGAAAATACAAAGCATACAAAAAGCCTTTCGAACTAAAAAAAGGTGGCAAAGTAGCGGTTTATGCAAAAGTTAAGGGAAAAATGAACAGCAACCTTGTAATCAGCTATTTTGAAATGAGTAAGGAGAAATGGACAGCCACAGCAGATTGCAGCCACGAAGGCAACGGGCCTGAAATGGCCATTGATAACAATCCTGAAACCATTTGGCATTCCGAGTGGGACGATGAGAAACTGGTTCATCCACATTTTTTGCAAGTGGACATGGGAGAGATTCTGGAGCTGAAAGGTTTTAGTTATTTACCACGACAAGATTCATGGAACGGCCGCATTGCCACTTATAATTTCGAAGTGAGTGTTGATGGTAAAACCTGGCAAACGGTTGTTGAAAACGGTCGTTTTCGCTACTCCGACGATCGTCAGGAAATAATGTTTGACAAAACCTATAAAGTACGCTTTATAAAGCTTACAAGCTTGCGCGAAGTACGTCGGAGTTTTTACAGCTCCGTTGCTGAACTTGGTGTGATTTTGTAA